A stretch of Anoplopoma fimbria isolate UVic2021 breed Golden Eagle Sablefish chromosome 4, Afim_UVic_2022, whole genome shotgun sequence DNA encodes these proteins:
- the LOC129090139 gene encoding uncharacterized protein LOC129090139 has protein sequence MLLFYATLACVLCGGSSSDVTLKEKCYGKSLSLPFSYTPPIFFGQMYFTPRNGGSTKLLMDNGEAKHPRLKVSLGSVKFTDLTERDEGTFSISKNNDERQDVIILTIKDCASKEMGVYWDKHSFDLPREAEFLEYTPLHSVDQPKVLWNRTDPQTNEGGRGRMRNRVWEIKNLIQADMGHYNLRAKDNTLLFRKLLEVRERYMYYDTQVNKRLLIANLPGFQLWTVDFSSEEEEENQTLMHAGHLRTDNYWYSGPFKGRLFNSDDGLEIDPVESTDSGTYYFRDEQGNLAQTTQVLVNPEPVATMVYVGIAVGSVFAVIACCCCVRKCCCKKSSSKRAESAPQTAATPTVYYHGTNQPTGRSYSAAPALDHSTHYSVNSLASREPTTISLEPPVYNPANINVNPPQPKVAPLGGQGVHPAPSLGSDCLSSDPDITFKLKGATAALPLSSGSTFCDVYVSDKLNFL, from the exons atGTTATTGTTTTACGCGACTCTTGCCTGCGTCTTGTGCGGTG GTTCATCATCTGATGTTACGCTTAAAGAAAAGTGCTATGGCAAAAGTCTGAGTTTACCATTTTCCTACACACCACCGATTTTCTTTGGACAGATGTACTTCACTCCGAGGAATGGGGGATCCACGAAGCTACTGATGGATAACGGGGAG GCAAAGCACCCACGCCTCAAAGTTTCGCTTGGCTCAGTTAAATTCACAGATTTGACAGAAAGGGACGAAGGAACTTTTTCCATCTCAAAAAACAACGATGAACGACAAGATGTCATCATACTGACAATTAAGG ATTGTGCCTCCAAGGAAATGGGGGTTTACTGGGACAAACACTCATTTGATCTTCCTAGAGAGGCTGAATTCCTGGAGTACACTCCCCTTCACAGTGTGGACCAGCCAAAAGTCTTGTGGAATCGCACCGACCCTCAGACcaatgagggagggagagggcgGATGAGGAATAGAGTCTGGGAGATTAAGAATCTCATTCAGGCAGACATGGGCCACTACAACCTCAGAGCAAAAGACAACACTTTGCTGTTTAGGAAACTGCTCGAAGTCAGAG AGCGCTATATGTACTATGATACGCAGGTAAATAAGCGGCTCCTCATTGCAAACCTTCCCGGCTTTCAACTATGGACTGTGGATTTTTcatctgaggaggaagaggaaaaccAAACATTGATGCATGCAGGCCATCTACGCACAGACAATTACTGGTACTCAGGCCCTTTTAAAGGGAGGCTGTTCAACAGTGATGATGGCCTAGAGATTGACCCTGTGGAAAGCACAGACTCTGGCACCTATTATTTCAGAGACGAACAAGGCAACCTGGCCCAGACTACTCAAGTGTTGGTAAACCCGG AACCAGTTGCAACAATGGTTTATGTCGGTATTGCTGTCGGGAGTGTCTTTGCTGTGATTGCCTGCTGTTGCTGTGTGAGGAAGTGCTGTTGTAAAAAGAGCTCTTCTAAGAGGGCCGAGTCTGCTCCTCAGACTGCAGCCACACCTACCGTGTATTATCAT GGTACGAATCAACCTACGGGACGAAGTTACTCTGCTGCACCTGCTCTAGATCACTCTACTCATTACTCAGTGAATAGCCTCGCTTCTAGAGAACCTACAACTATCTCTCTTGAGCCACCG GTGTACAACCCAGCGAATATAAACGTGAACCCCCCTCAGCCTAAG GTTGCTCCTCTAGGAGGGCAAGGAGTCCATCCAGCTCCTTCACTCGGCTCTGATTGTCTCTCCTCGGACCCTGACATAACGTTCAAACTGAAAGGAGCGACTGCTGCTCTCCCCCTCAGCTCAGGCTCAActttctgtgatgtttatgtctCAGATAAACTCAACTTTCTGTAA